In uncultured Bacteroides sp., one genomic interval encodes:
- the hcp gene encoding hydroxylamine reductase produces the protein MSMFCFQCQEASKGTGCTLSGVCGKTPEVANMQDLLLFVVRGVAVYNQELRKAGTPSSEADKFVFDGLFMTITNANFDKQAIIEKIKSGLALKKELAKQVSLPNPPDECTWDGNESEFEEKSKTVGVLRNQDEDIRSLKELVHYGIKGMAAYVEHAWNLDNENADLFAFMQHALAEITRNDITVNELIALTLETGKYGVSAMAQLDSANTSHYGNPELSEVNIGVGKNPGILISGHDLKDLEELLQQTEGTGVDVYTHSEMLPAHYYPELKKYKHLVGNYGNAWWKQKEEFETFNGPVLFTTNCIVPPTKNATYKDRIYTTGASGLEGATHIPARVNGQPKDFSAIIAHAKTCQPPTEIESGKIVGGFAHAQVLALADKVVDAVKSGAISKFFVMAGCDGRMKSRSYYTEFAEKLPKDTVILTAGCAKYRYNKLPLGDINGIPRVLDAGQCNDSYSLAVIALKLKEVFELEDINDLPIIYNIAWYEQKAVIVLLALLHLGVKKIHLGPTLPAFLSPNVTNVLVENFGIGGISTADEDIAAFLA, from the coding sequence ATGAGTATGTTCTGTTTTCAATGTCAAGAAGCTTCAAAAGGTACCGGGTGTACTTTGAGTGGTGTTTGTGGTAAAACTCCCGAAGTAGCTAATATGCAAGACCTTCTTTTGTTTGTAGTACGTGGTGTTGCGGTTTACAATCAGGAATTGCGCAAGGCTGGCACTCCTTCTTCTGAAGCCGATAAGTTTGTATTCGACGGATTGTTTATGACCATTACCAATGCAAACTTCGACAAGCAGGCTATTATAGAAAAAATAAAGAGCGGACTTGCTTTAAAGAAAGAGCTGGCTAAGCAGGTTTCTCTTCCAAATCCTCCGGATGAATGTACATGGGATGGTAACGAAAGTGAATTCGAAGAAAAATCTAAGACTGTAGGTGTACTTCGTAATCAGGATGAAGATATCCGTTCTCTGAAAGAACTTGTACATTATGGTATTAAAGGTATGGCTGCTTACGTGGAACATGCATGGAATCTGGACAATGAAAATGCAGACCTCTTTGCATTTATGCAACACGCCCTTGCAGAAATTACAAGAAACGATATAACCGTTAATGAGCTTATCGCATTAACTCTGGAAACAGGTAAATATGGTGTTAGTGCAATGGCACAGCTTGATTCTGCCAACACCAGCCATTACGGAAATCCTGAGTTGTCTGAAGTAAACATCGGCGTAGGCAAGAATCCTGGAATCTTAATCAGCGGACACGACCTGAAAGATCTTGAAGAACTTCTTCAACAAACTGAAGGAACAGGTGTTGATGTGTACACTCACAGCGAAATGCTTCCTGCACACTACTATCCTGAATTGAAGAAATACAAGCACCTTGTAGGTAACTATGGTAATGCTTGGTGGAAACAAAAAGAGGAATTCGAAACATTCAACGGTCCGGTTCTCTTTACAACCAACTGTATTGTACCTCCTACTAAGAATGCTACATACAAAGACCGTATCTATACAACAGGAGCCAGCGGACTTGAAGGAGCTACTCACATTCCGGCACGTGTAAATGGTCAGCCAAAAGATTTCTCTGCTATTATTGCACACGCTAAAACCTGTCAGCCACCTACAGAAATTGAGAGTGGAAAGATTGTGGGTGGATTTGCACACGCTCAGGTTCTTGCTTTGGCAGATAAAGTTGTGGATGCAGTTAAGAGTGGAGCCATCAGCAAATTCTTTGTAATGGCAGGTTGCGACGGAAGAATGAAGAGTCGCAGCTACTATACCGAGTTTGCAGAAAAATTGCCTAAAGATACAGTGATCCTTACTGCCGGTTGTGCTAAGTATCGTTATAATAAACTTCCTCTGGGTGATATCAACGGAATTCCTCGCGTGCTCGATGCCGGACAATGTAACGACAGTTACTCATTGGCTGTAATCGCACTGAAACTGAAAGAAGTATTTGAACTTGAAGATATAAACGATCTTCCTATCATCTACAACATCGCATGGTACGAACAGAAGGCAGTTATCGTATTGCTTGCACTGCTTCATTTGGGAGTGAAAAAGATTCACCTTGGTCCTACTCTTCCTGCATTCCTTTCGCCAAACGTAACAAATGTGTTGGTAGAAAACTTTGGAATTGGTGGAATCAGTACTGCCGACGAAGATATAGCAGCATTCCTTGCATAA
- a CDS encoding zinc ribbon domain-containing protein: MERVCQSCGMPMPSDELLGTNADGSHNNDYCTYCFQQGKFTEDCTMDEMILHCVEFLDEFNKGLEKPITREEAIVLMKEAFPKFKRWNK, from the coding sequence ATGGAAAGAGTATGTCAAAGCTGCGGGATGCCTATGCCATCCGATGAGCTACTTGGAACAAATGCAGACGGAAGTCACAACAATGATTATTGCACTTATTGTTTCCAGCAAGGAAAATTTACAGAGGATTGCACAATGGATGAAATGATTCTTCATTGCGTAGAGTTTTTGGACGAGTTTAATAAAGGGCTTGAGAAACCTATTACCAGGGAAGAAGCTATTGTTCTGATGAAAGAAGCATTCCCTAAGTTTAAGAGGTGGAATAAATAA
- a CDS encoding PD-(D/E)XK nuclease family protein yields the protein METFLSIVAKDLYKRHGADLSRVAVIFPNKRAGLFFNEHLAEEANRPIWSPAYLSISELFQQLSAQRSENPLKLGDSIKLVCELYKIFREETKSEETLDDFYFWGELLISDFDDADKNLVDADKLFSNLQDLKNIMDDFDFLNEDQEAAIRQFFQNFSIEKRTALKEKFISLWDVLGNIYHRYKEELANQNIAYEGMLYRSVIEQLDASQMKYDTYVFVGFNVLNKVETKFFQLLRDAGKALFYWDYDEFYTNERNHEAGEFIRRNLKEFPSALSGVTFNKMIQPKKVRFVASSTENAQARFLPEWIRGNVTGKESESAVVLCNEALLLPVLHSIPDSVQHVNITMGFPLAQTPVHSFITALLELQTEGFRTDTGRYAYAAVQAVLKHPYTRQLSSKANDLEKDLTEKNRFYPLPSELKQDDFLGMLFTPQLSNMDLCCYLSNALKEVATIYDKEKKSDDVFNQLYRESLFKAYTLINRLGSMIDKGDLIVQTGTFKRLLNKVLSASNIPFHGEPAIGMQVMGVLETRNLDFKNLVMMSLNEGQLPKGSGDSSFIPYNLRKAFGMTTIEHKNAVYAYYFYRLMQRAENITLMYNTSSDGLNRGEWSRFMLQFLIEWPHEITREYLEAGQSPQTAKEIIIEKTPEVMKRLQNFYAVRCNKRAQFSPSALNTYMDCQLKFYYTYVAKLRPKPEVSSEIDSAMFGTIFHRSAELIYGDFKAHGNVVNKEQIEQLLHNDVKLQGYVDRAFKEEFFQVPLDEKPEYNGVQLVNSKVIASYIRQLLRNDKEYTPFTLVDMEKKVSEDITIPTAKGEILSRIGGTIDRMDSKDGTLRIVDYKTGGFPKAAADIAALFTPAENRPNYIFQTFLYAAIMTRQQKQKVAPSLLYIHQAASADYKPYIEIGLRTNKTFVEDFTPYEEEFRELLTQLLSNIFNSEQPFNQTKFVNKCEFCDFKALCKK from the coding sequence ATGGAAACATTCTTAAGTATCGTCGCAAAAGACTTATATAAAAGGCATGGAGCAGATCTCTCCCGCGTGGCTGTTATTTTCCCTAACAAGCGCGCCGGATTATTTTTCAATGAACACCTCGCCGAAGAGGCAAACCGGCCCATCTGGTCACCGGCTTATCTCAGCATCAGCGAATTGTTTCAGCAGTTATCGGCACAAAGAAGTGAGAATCCTTTGAAGCTTGGCGACTCCATTAAGCTTGTTTGCGAACTTTATAAAATATTTAGGGAGGAGACTAAGAGCGAGGAAACGCTGGACGATTTCTATTTCTGGGGAGAACTGCTTATTAGCGACTTTGACGATGCAGATAAGAATCTGGTGGATGCTGATAAGTTATTCAGCAACCTGCAGGACTTAAAGAATATAATGGACGATTTCGATTTTCTTAATGAAGATCAGGAAGCAGCCATCCGTCAGTTTTTTCAAAACTTCTCCATCGAGAAGCGTACTGCCTTGAAAGAGAAATTTATCTCTCTATGGGACGTGCTCGGAAATATATACCACCGATACAAAGAAGAACTGGCTAATCAGAATATTGCCTACGAAGGAATGCTCTACCGTTCGGTAATTGAGCAGCTTGATGCGTCGCAAATGAAATATGATACTTATGTGTTTGTGGGATTCAACGTGTTGAATAAGGTAGAGACAAAGTTCTTCCAATTACTTCGCGACGCCGGAAAAGCTCTTTTTTATTGGGATTACGATGAATTCTACACCAATGAAAGAAATCATGAAGCGGGAGAATTCATTCGCCGTAACCTGAAAGAGTTTCCTTCTGCCCTTAGCGGAGTTACCTTCAACAAGATGATTCAGCCAAAGAAGGTGCGCTTTGTTGCATCTTCTACCGAAAACGCTCAGGCGCGCTTCCTGCCGGAATGGATACGCGGTAATGTTACCGGAAAAGAATCGGAAAGTGCTGTGGTTCTTTGCAACGAAGCACTGCTTCTCCCCGTGCTACATTCAATACCCGACAGCGTGCAGCATGTGAACATAACCATGGGATTTCCTTTGGCTCAGACACCCGTGCACAGTTTTATCACCGCTCTGCTGGAACTGCAGACCGAAGGTTTCCGAACAGACACGGGAAGATATGCTTACGCTGCCGTTCAGGCCGTACTGAAACACCCATATACTCGTCAGCTGTCGTCCAAAGCCAATGATCTGGAAAAGGATCTTACTGAAAAGAATCGTTTTTATCCACTTCCTTCCGAGTTAAAGCAGGACGATTTTCTGGGAATGCTTTTCACTCCACAACTGAGTAATATGGATTTGTGCTGTTATCTCTCCAATGCGCTCAAAGAAGTTGCTACCATATACGACAAGGAAAAAAAGAGTGATGATGTATTTAATCAACTTTATCGTGAATCACTTTTCAAAGCATATACCTTAATCAATCGCCTTGGCAGTATGATCGACAAAGGCGACCTGATTGTTCAGACAGGAACCTTTAAGCGTTTACTGAACAAGGTTTTGTCTGCCTCAAACATCCCCTTCCACGGAGAACCCGCCATCGGTATGCAGGTAATGGGTGTGCTTGAAACCCGTAACCTCGACTTTAAAAATCTGGTGATGATGTCGCTAAATGAAGGTCAGCTGCCTAAAGGTAGCGGCGATTCGTCATTCATCCCATATAATCTGCGCAAGGCATTCGGAATGACCACCATTGAACACAAGAATGCGGTATATGCTTACTATTTCTACCGACTGATGCAACGTGCCGAAAACATAACATTGATGTACAACACATCATCAGACGGGCTAAACCGTGGCGAGTGGTCGCGCTTCATGCTGCAATTCCTTATTGAATGGCCGCACGAAATTACCCGCGAATATCTGGAAGCGGGACAATCTCCTCAAACTGCGAAAGAAATTATCATCGAAAAAACACCGGAGGTAATGAAACGTTTGCAGAACTTTTATGCTGTGCGATGCAATAAGAGGGCACAATTCTCTCCTTCTGCGCTAAACACTTATATGGACTGCCAGCTTAAATTCTACTATACTTACGTTGCCAAACTGAGACCAAAACCAGAAGTAAGCTCGGAAATAGATTCAGCCATGTTCGGAACCATCTTCCATCGTTCGGCAGAACTTATATATGGTGATTTCAAAGCGCACGGTAATGTGGTAAACAAAGAACAGATAGAGCAACTACTCCACAACGATGTGAAGCTTCAGGGATATGTAGACAGAGCATTCAAAGAGGAATTCTTCCAGGTTCCTCTTGATGAGAAGCCAGAATACAACGGCGTGCAGTTGGTAAACTCTAAAGTTATAGCTTCATATATTCGTCAGCTGCTTCGCAATGACAAAGAGTACACTCCATTTACTCTGGTAGATATGGAGAAAAAGGTGAGTGAAGACATCACTATTCCAACAGCCAAGGGAGAGATCCTTTCAAGAATAGGAGGAACCATTGACCGTATGGACAGCAAAGACGGCACTTTAAGAATTGTAGATTACAAAACCGGTGGTTTTCCGAAAGCAGCTGCAGATATTGCAGCATTATTTACTCCGGCAGAGAATCGTCCCAACTATATTTTCCAGACATTTCTCTATGCTGCCATAATGACTCGCCAGCAGAAACAGAAAGTTGCTCCTTCTCTGCTCTATATTCATCAGGCAGCATCAGCAGATTACAAACCATACATAGAAATTGGTCTGCGAACCAATAAAACTTTTGTGGAAGATTTTACTCCATACGAAGAAGAGTTCAGGGAATTGCTAACCCAATTGCTTTCGAATATATTCAATTCCGAACAGCCATTCAACCAGACTAAGTTCGTAAACAAATGTGAGTTTTGCGACTTTAAAGCTCTGTGTAAGAAGTAA
- a CDS encoding AMP-binding protein: MKQQDCFIKYIEQSIINNWDLNALTDYNGETFQYKDVARKIAKIHLLFEEAGIKKGDKVAVCGRNSSFWAVAVLATITYGGVAVPVLHEFKADNIHNIVNHSEARFMFVGDQVWENLNEEFMPNLEGIIVLNTFELVVSRSEKLSYAHEHLNALYGKKYPRNFRPHDISYRKDSPEELAVINYTSGTTGFSKGVMLPYRSLTSNVEYCWEKHPIGPGDNLVGILPMGHIFGMVYDFLYGICAGAHVYYLTRMPSPKIIAQSFSEIKPKLISCVPLIVEKIIKKNILPRFDNRVNKILLQVPIVNEKLKASIRQEAMDAFGGNFTEIIIGGAPLNGGIESLLRTINFPYTIAYGMTECGPIIASSHWSDLKQKCCGKAASRMEVAVASENPESTPGELICKGENMMLGYYKNEEATKGVIDENGWLHTGDMAVMDKEGNISIKGRCKNLLMNASGQNIYPEEIESVLNNMPYVSESIIVMQNEKLVALIYPDYDDAFANGLSNEDIEKAMETNRASLNQQLPGYSQISKVKLHPEEFEKTAKKSIKRFMYQDIQG, encoded by the coding sequence ATGAAACAACAAGACTGCTTTATAAAATACATAGAACAAAGCATCATCAACAATTGGGATTTAAACGCCCTGACAGACTACAACGGGGAAACTTTTCAATATAAAGACGTAGCAAGAAAAATAGCAAAAATTCACCTTCTATTTGAAGAAGCCGGTATAAAAAAAGGAGATAAAGTTGCCGTATGCGGCAGAAACAGCTCCTTCTGGGCAGTAGCCGTACTGGCAACAATTACTTATGGAGGCGTTGCCGTGCCGGTTCTTCACGAATTCAAGGCCGATAATATACACAATATAGTTAACCATTCCGAAGCTCGCTTTATGTTTGTGGGAGATCAGGTCTGGGAAAATCTGAATGAGGAGTTTATGCCTAATCTGGAAGGTATTATCGTGCTCAACACATTTGAACTTGTTGTTTCACGCTCTGAGAAGTTAAGCTATGCGCACGAGCATCTTAATGCCCTTTACGGCAAAAAATATCCGCGCAACTTCCGTCCACACGATATCTCTTACCGAAAAGATAGCCCCGAAGAACTTGCTGTAATCAATTATACATCAGGTACGACAGGTTTCTCAAAGGGAGTAATGCTGCCATACCGCAGTCTTACATCAAACGTGGAGTATTGCTGGGAAAAGCATCCGATTGGTCCGGGAGATAATTTGGTAGGAATTCTGCCAATGGGACATATTTTCGGAATGGTATACGATTTCCTTTATGGTATTTGTGCCGGAGCACACGTGTATTACCTTACCCGCATGCCTTCACCTAAGATTATTGCACAATCATTCTCGGAAATAAAACCAAAACTGATTTCCTGTGTGCCACTTATTGTAGAAAAGATCATAAAGAAAAACATTCTTCCAAGATTTGATAACAGAGTAAACAAAATTCTGCTTCAGGTACCTATCGTAAATGAGAAGCTCAAAGCATCCATCAGACAGGAAGCTATGGATGCCTTTGGCGGCAACTTTACCGAAATTATCATTGGCGGTGCACCACTGAACGGAGGAATTGAATCTTTACTGAGAACAATTAATTTTCCATATACCATTGCATACGGAATGACGGAATGCGGACCAATCATTGCATCCAGTCATTGGTCGGACTTAAAGCAAAAGTGCTGCGGGAAAGCTGCTTCGCGTATGGAAGTTGCCGTTGCATCGGAAAATCCGGAAAGCACTCCCGGCGAACTTATCTGCAAAGGTGAGAATATGATGCTGGGATATTATAAAAATGAAGAGGCTACAAAAGGTGTTATCGACGAGAACGGCTGGCTACACACTGGTGATATGGCTGTGATGGACAAAGAAGGAAACATTAGCATTAAGGGACGCTGCAAGAATCTACTTATGAATGCTTCCGGACAAAATATCTATCCTGAAGAGATTGAATCTGTACTTAATAATATGCCGTATGTTTCAGAATCAATTATTGTGATGCAAAATGAAAAGCTCGTGGCATTAATATATCCGGATTACGATGATGCTTTTGCCAACGGACTAAGCAACGAGGATATTGAAAAAGCTATGGAAACAAATCGTGCTTCATTGAATCAGCAGTTACCGGGTTATTCTCAGATTTCCAAAGTAAAACTGCATCCTGAAGAGTTTGAAAAAACAGCAAAGAAGAGCATCAAACGATTTATGTATCAGGATATTCAGGGATAA
- a CDS encoding DinB family protein produces the protein MDFTSTTTGIAHVLKEWEPTLENLSTEVITERRNRQNRNIKQILGHLIDSASNNHQRMVRLQYHKELVFPDYRQDNDLWIAIQNYEKSDWKNLIQLWKFYNLHIIQVIEEADSSALQNFWTDFEGTKVTLEDMITGYLDHLHLHMNEIDELIKSK, from the coding sequence ATGGATTTTACATCAACAACTACAGGCATTGCTCACGTTCTTAAGGAATGGGAACCCACATTAGAGAACTTATCTACAGAGGTTATTACTGAAAGAAGAAACAGACAAAACAGAAACATTAAACAAATATTAGGTCATCTCATAGATTCCGCCTCCAATAACCACCAGCGCATGGTGCGACTTCAATACCACAAAGAGCTTGTTTTCCCTGACTACAGGCAGGACAATGACCTATGGATCGCCATTCAGAATTATGAGAAATCTGATTGGAAGAATCTTATTCAGCTATGGAAATTCTATAATTTGCATATTATTCAGGTAATTGAAGAAGCAGATTCTTCGGCATTGCAGAACTTCTGGACAGATTTCGAAGGAACCAAAGTAACATTAGAAGATATGATAACAGGTTATCTTGATCATCTGCACCTGCATATGAATGAAATTGATGAATTAATTAAATCAAAATAA
- a CDS encoding pyridoxamine 5'-phosphate oxidase family protein, with product MFAEIRRKEREMDSQQAKEVLESGSYGILSMCGQNNYGYGVPLNYVVEENHIYFHCATEGEKLRSLKENNKVSFCVVQNAEVIAEKFTTNYKSSMAFGKASFVSSEEEIRYAMMLLLKKYSPEHMETGEKYINQAITRIQVIKIDIEHLSGKFH from the coding sequence ATGTTTGCAGAAATAAGAAGAAAAGAGAGAGAAATGGATTCTCAACAAGCTAAAGAAGTTCTTGAAAGCGGATCATACGGTATTTTATCTATGTGCGGGCAAAACAATTACGGATATGGCGTGCCACTTAACTATGTTGTTGAAGAAAACCACATTTATTTCCATTGTGCCACAGAAGGAGAAAAACTTCGTAGCCTAAAAGAAAATAATAAAGTAAGCTTTTGCGTAGTTCAGAATGCCGAAGTTATTGCTGAGAAATTCACTACAAATTACAAAAGTAGTATGGCATTTGGCAAAGCAAGCTTTGTAAGCTCAGAAGAAGAAATTCGTTACGCGATGATGTTATTATTGAAAAAATACTCTCCAGAGCACATGGAAACGGGGGAAAAATATATCAATCAGGCAATTACACGAATTCAGGTGATAAAGATAGATATAGAACACTTATCCGGTAAGTTTCATTGA
- a CDS encoding UvrD-helicase domain-containing protein: MSVSPELLVYKASAGSGKTFTLAVEYIKLLIQNPRAYQQILAVTFTNKATSEMKERILSQLYGIWTADKDSAAYLDKVCTELNLPEAEVRKAAGTALNYMIHDYSRFRVETIDSFFQSVMRNLARELELSPNLNIELNNTEVLSDAVDSMIEKLKPTSEVLAWLLDYIDERIKDDKRWNVSGEVKNFGRNIFDEGYIEKGSGLRAKLKNPNYIGNYKKELQAIQEEALDQMKGFADQFNGLLEEHGLTPLDLKNGARGIGSYFNKINNGVLSNDVRNITVEKCLESEDNWATKTSPNKNLIIELAREELIPLLQTSEEYRVKNSTIVNSCRLSLQHVNKVRLLANIDEEVRSLNKENNRFLLSDTNALLHRLVQDGDSSFVFEKIGTSIRNVMIDEFQDTSRMQWDNFKLLLLEGLSQGSDSLIVGDVKQSIYRWRNGDWGILNGLRDKMDSFPVRVKTLTTNRRSEANIIRFNNGLFTAACNYLCDVYYEQQNEECFSLKDAYCDVKQESPKKEDKGYVKISFLAGDDKDTPPEERKDYVQYTMESLAEEVNDLIQQGVKLNDITILVRKNKTIPQIASFFEENLPYRIVSDEAFRLDASLAICMILDALRYLSNPENTIAKAQLAASYQNEVLKQEVDLNTLLLSEIDNYLPSEFVSGREALPLMPLYELIEELFRIFEMEKIENQDAYLFSFYDAVVEYLQNNSSDPDSFITFWEERLCGKTIPSGEIEGIRIMSIHKSKGLEFHTVLLPFCDWKLENETNNQLVWCSPTVPPFNELDLVPVNYSSAMAESIYKEDYLDERLQLWVDNLNLLYVAFTRAETNLIVWGKKDLKNTVSELLGRALRSVAVAESIEWDEDSPYEFGKLCPSEVKEQKAITNKLTTPLSSVPVQIESHLHNIEFRQSNRSADFIKGDDTGEGDSKYINQGQLLHTLFSAIETKEDVQPAIERLLFEGVIPDSKTEKEIRKTAEKALSHPMVQEWYSGAYRLFNECAIIYKEKGTLEVRRPDRVMMNDNEVVVVDFKFGKKNKKYNEQVKGYISLLAEMGYKNIIGYLWYVYDGELEKIG, encoded by the coding sequence ATGAGTGTTTCACCAGAACTACTAGTATATAAAGCTTCTGCCGGATCGGGGAAAACGTTTACCCTGGCGGTGGAATACATTAAATTGCTGATACAAAATCCAAGGGCTTATCAGCAGATTCTTGCAGTTACATTTACCAACAAGGCTACTTCTGAAATGAAAGAACGTATCCTGAGCCAGCTTTACGGAATATGGACTGCCGATAAAGATTCTGCCGCTTACCTTGATAAGGTTTGCACAGAGCTGAATCTGCCCGAGGCTGAAGTGAGAAAAGCAGCAGGTACGGCGCTTAACTACATGATTCACGACTATAGCCGGTTCAGGGTTGAGACTATCGACTCGTTCTTTCAGTCGGTTATGCGCAATCTGGCACGGGAACTGGAACTTAGTCCGAATCTGAATATTGAGCTAAACAATACAGAAGTGCTTAGCGACGCTGTTGATTCAATGATTGAAAAGCTTAAACCGACCTCGGAAGTGCTGGCGTGGCTGCTCGATTATATTGATGAGCGTATAAAAGACGATAAGCGTTGGAATGTTTCGGGTGAAGTAAAGAACTTCGGACGAAATATTTTCGATGAAGGATATATTGAAAAAGGAAGTGGTCTACGGGCCAAACTAAAAAATCCTAATTATATAGGCAATTACAAAAAAGAGCTTCAGGCTATTCAAGAGGAGGCTTTGGATCAGATGAAAGGATTTGCCGATCAGTTTAACGGATTACTCGAAGAGCATGGGCTTACCCCTCTCGACTTAAAGAACGGTGCGCGAGGAATTGGCAGCTATTTCAATAAGATTAATAATGGTGTTTTGAGCAATGATGTGCGTAACATTACTGTAGAGAAGTGTTTGGAGAGCGAGGATAACTGGGCTACCAAAACTTCACCAAACAAAAATCTTATTATTGAACTGGCTCGCGAAGAGCTTATTCCTCTGCTGCAGACATCAGAAGAGTATCGCGTAAAGAATAGTACCATTGTGAACTCTTGCCGACTCTCCTTGCAACACGTAAATAAAGTGCGACTTCTGGCAAACATTGACGAGGAAGTGCGTTCTCTAAATAAGGAAAATAACCGTTTCCTGCTGTCGGATACCAATGCATTGCTTCATCGGTTGGTGCAGGACGGCGATTCATCTTTCGTCTTCGAGAAGATTGGGACAAGCATTCGCAATGTGATGATTGACGAATTCCAGGATACTTCGCGTATGCAGTGGGATAATTTCAAGCTATTGTTACTCGAAGGTCTTTCTCAAGGCTCAGACAGCCTCATCGTGGGAGATGTTAAGCAGTCTATTTACCGCTGGCGTAACGGCGACTGGGGTATCCTGAACGGATTGCGTGATAAGATGGATAGTTTTCCGGTTCGTGTGAAGACACTTACAACCAATCGTCGTAGTGAAGCGAACATAATCCGGTTCAACAATGGTCTGTTTACCGCAGCATGTAACTATCTGTGCGATGTTTATTATGAACAGCAGAACGAAGAATGCTTCAGTTTGAAGGATGCATATTGCGATGTTAAGCAGGAATCTCCCAAGAAAGAAGATAAGGGCTACGTAAAAATCTCGTTCCTTGCCGGTGATGATAAAGATACTCCGCCGGAGGAGAGAAAAGATTACGTGCAATACACCATGGAATCTCTTGCCGAAGAGGTGAATGACCTCATTCAGCAAGGTGTGAAACTAAATGATATAACCATCCTTGTGCGCAAGAACAAGACTATCCCTCAGATAGCAAGCTTCTTCGAGGAGAATCTCCCCTATCGCATTGTGTCCGATGAGGCTTTCCGTCTGGATGCTTCGCTGGCTATATGCATGATACTTGATGCACTGCGTTATCTTTCCAATCCGGAAAATACCATTGCAAAAGCACAATTGGCGGCTTCTTATCAGAACGAGGTTTTGAAACAAGAAGTAGATCTGAATACTTTGCTGCTTAGCGAGATAGATAATTACCTGCCTTCGGAATTCGTCTCCGGAAGAGAAGCGTTGCCTCTGATGCCTCTTTACGAACTGATAGAAGAGCTGTTCCGCATTTTCGAGATGGAAAAGATAGAAAATCAGGATGCTTACCTGTTCTCGTTCTACGATGCGGTAGTGGAATACCTGCAAAACAACTCGTCCGACCCCGATTCTTTCATAACTTTTTGGGAAGAACGTCTGTGCGGCAAGACTATTCCGTCGGGCGAAATTGAAGGGATACGAATCATGTCTATCCATAAATCCAAAGGACTGGAGTTTCACACCGTACTGCTTCCGTTCTGCGACTGGAAACTGGAGAACGAGACGAATAATCAGCTGGTGTGGTGCTCACCCACCGTTCCGCCATTCAATGAGCTCGATCTGGTTCCGGTGAACTATTCTTCGGCTATGGCGGAATCTATTTATAAAGAAGATTATCTGGACGAACGTCTTCAGCTTTGGGTAGATAACCTAAACCTGCTTTATGTAGCCTTTACCCGCGCGGAGACGAACCTGATTGTATGGGGAAAGAAAGATCTGAAGAATACCGTGTCCGAATTGCTCGGCAGAGCATTACGGTCGGTCGCTGTAGCAGAATCCATTGAGTGGGACGAGGACTCGCCTTACGAATTCGGCAAACTTTGTCCGTCGGAAGTCAAGGAGCAGAAAGCTATTACCAACAAGCTTACTACTCCCCTCAGCAGTGTTCCGGTACAGATTGAGTCGCACTTGCACAATATCGAATTTCGGCAGTCAAACCGATCGGCAGACTTCATCAAAGGAGACGATACGGGTGAGGGCGACAGCAAATACATAAACCAGGGACAACTGCTCCACACACTGTTCTCGGCCATTGAAACCAAAGAAGATGTGCAGCCTGCCATTGAGCGACTACTCTTTGAAGGAGTAATACCCGACAGCAAAACGGAGAAAGAGATTCGCAAAACAGCAGAAAAAGCTCTCTCTCACCCCATGGTTCAGGAATGGTACTCGGGAGCTTACCGGTTATTCAACGAATGTGCCATCATCTACAAGGAAAAAGGCACGCTAGAAGTGCGCCGCCCCGACCGTGTTATGATGAATGACAACGAGGTTGTGGTGGTAGATTTCAAATTTGGTAAGAAGAATAAGAAATACAACGAGCAGGTAAAGGGGTATATCTCGTTACTCGCTGAAATGGGTTATAAAAACATCATCGGATACCTTTGGTATGTGTATGATGGGGAACTGGAAAAAATTGGGTAA